The Heyndrickxia acidicola sequence GTCATTGTGGATGCGGATACGGGATGCTGTAAAAGACGTTTTGGACAGCACGACACTAGAAGATCTGGCTAACTACCAGGATGATGGTGAAACAGAAGGCTATATGTTTTACATTTAACCTGCATAGGAGTAAGATAGGATAATTACATTTAAGATATTTAGAAATAGAGGTGATTCCGATTGGAACGAATTTACCTTGATCATGCGGCAACATCGCCTGTTCATCCAAAAGTGATCGATTCAATCGTTTCTGTATTAAATGAGTCATTTGGCAATCCATCAAGCATTCATTCATATGGGAGAGATGCAAGGCGTTTGTTGGACGAGTCCAGAATGACCATATCATCAAGCATAGGAGCAAGTTTCAATGAAATTGTGTTTACCAGCGGGGGAACAGAAGCTGACAATTATGCCATCATGGGGGTGGCGGAAGCGACGGAGTCCCGAGGAAAGCATATCATTACAACTGCCATTGAGCATCATGCAGTTCTTCATACCTGTGAGTATCTTGAAAAACAGGGTTATGAGGTAACCTATCTTGATGTGGATGATAAAGGTTTTGTGTCTGTTGAAGATGTGAAGAACGCCTTAAGAGAAGATACAGTTCTGGTAACCGTCATGTATGGCAATAATGAAGTAGGCAGTATACAGCCAATAAAAGAAATAGGAGAGCTTTTAAAAAGTCACCAGGCTTATTTCCATACTGATGCAGTCCAGGCTTATGGAATTGAAAAGCTGGATGTGAACGATTTAGGTGTGGATCTTCTATCTGTCTCTGCCCACAAAATTAATGGGCCGAAAGGAATTGGATTTTTGTACTTTAAGACTGGAACAAAAGTAGCTCCGAGGATTTTTGGCGGTGAACAGGAATTGAAGCGGAGGGCAGGCACAGAGAATATTGCATCCATAGCCG is a genomic window containing:
- a CDS encoding cysteine desulfurase family protein — protein: MERIYLDHAATSPVHPKVIDSIVSVLNESFGNPSSIHSYGRDARRLLDESRMTISSSIGASFNEIVFTSGGTEADNYAIMGVAEATESRGKHIITTAIEHHAVLHTCEYLEKQGYEVTYLDVDDKGFVSVEDVKNALREDTVLVTVMYGNNEVGSIQPIKEIGELLKSHQAYFHTDAVQAYGIEKLDVNDLGVDLLSVSAHKINGPKGIGFLYFKTGTKVAPRIFGGEQELKRRAGTENIASIAGFAEAVKIAQETMGEKQQIFRNFKARMLEIFEQNDIEFLLNGDIGKSLPHVLNVSFPGTDVESLLVNFDLAGIAVSSGSACTAGSIEPSHVLVAMFGKQSDRLRNSIRFSFGLNNTLNQIETAANQVANIVQRFQSKNRK